The genomic window ATTCTAATTATTCTttctatattattagtttcacagTCGAGGATTCTTGCATTGCATTTACCATTATtaagaatatataatttatatttggatACAAGTTGTATTTGCCAATATAGCTTTTAAATATGTAACAcagtacattttaattttaatgtgtaaGATTACCAAATCTTGGCTGATTGGCTAatgatagacttttttttttaaagattttatttatttatttgtcagagagagagagagagtgagtgcactagagagcacaagcagggggagcagcaggcagatggagaagcaggtttcctgctgagcaaggatcctgatgtaggactcaaacccaggaccctgggatcatgacctaaaggcagacatttaaccaactaagccacccaggtgtccctgatgaTAGTCTTTTAATTGTGTATAACTTTCTGGGAgattggtatttttgttatattttatcaaGTACCTCTATTTTGCTGGTGAATGGGAAACAACAGATTATAGTACAGAAATTTAGAGTAACTCCCGAATAACAAATGATTAGCATGAAATTTGAATCTGTTTATATGTTAATCAATATTGGTTGTATGACAGCAATGAAAGCTACATAGgtaaaaaatttagaataaattaaGGTCAAGGGGCAGAGTAAAGAGAGACAATCATGGTCATGTGCCCTGTGTTCAATATTGTGAAATCTTGAGTATGACAGGATCTGgttttttttacaaatgaaaaattctttaaaaaaaaaaaagattttatttatttgacagtaagaagcacaacgagagagggaacaaaaacagagaggatgggagaaagagaagcaggcttcccactgagcagggaacccaatgcagggctcaaacccaggaccctagaatcatcacctgagccaaaggcaggtcaaTGACTTAAtgacttaatgactgagccacccaggcaccccacaaataaaaaattcttgaCCCATGGCTTACATTCACAAAGTAAAAGCCTTTATATTTGAAATAGATTTTCTTGTCCTCTTGATGaggatcattcattcattcatctatttattgaataaatatatgcCAGACACCTTTTCTATGTGCATTTTggagacattttaataaaaaacattagctacaaaataaaacaaaaagtgagCATATGTAACAGGTAGCCACTAAAAAGAGTAAGTTATGATATTTACGTGTCAGTTAACCTGCACACTTCATTACTTGTTAATACTTCACACGTGCATAATACTGTTTTTCATGTGAAGAAACTGACTTCCTGAGGTATTTCATGACTTGCCTCGTGGTGCATAAGGATGCAAGCACAGAGCTAGCATGATCCCGAATAGAGTGGGGCTCCTCCCCAAACTCAGTCAAATTATCAACAGGGACAGGCTGCTTATAGCCACATCTGGTATCTAGTGggaaaagcatataaaaatatgcaaatctGGTACTTATattaataattcttaattttatctgTGATATTTAGTACCTGGTTAATGTGTCTACAAAAAGGtcattgtatttatttgcttgtttgttgagTTAGAAGCCAGTTGCCTTACTAAATTGTCACATGTGCTCTTTTAAGGCTCATTCTCTTGACTTTTGCAGATAGAAAGTGATGTCATTTGCATATGatgattattttacttcttttttggattatttataataatcattattatttttggtgttggCTTTTGTGATGAAACCCCCAAATTTTAGATTAACAAACATGttaggtatatgtatatatgatattttataaaataaaatcttaaatattttgtatgtttataaattttatatattttatcctaTGAAAGAGTTaaacctaaaagaaataaatgaaaaatggttGAAAATGCATGGATAAAGATATAAGAATGCAAATGGCCAAAGGACTGCTAGATGCTTTCCagtatttattctttccttcttggtTGATGACAAAACCCTAATATTAATCTTGtgcatcatttttttctaatttttaaaatttattttcagcataacagtattcattgtttttgtaccacacccagtgctccatgcaatccatgccctctctaatacccaccacctggtaccccgacctcccacccccgccccttcaaaaccatcagattgtttttcaaagtccatagtctatcatggttcacctccccttccaatttcccccaacttccttctcctctctatctccccagatcctccatgctatttgttatgtgcATCTTGGTGtgcaaactaatttttttttaaccaaaatgattttttactttttaccaaAATGTTAAAACCCAAAACTTTGGGTTTTGTTAGTTGATAAACTTCTAGCTAAATCACtaatatgattttactcatttatttagcTTTATAATATGAAACTGAGTTCTATACCAACATACCAATATACCAACCAAACACAAGTTGGTAGAGCCACACTGATatcaatgaaataatattttaaggtaAAGGTCTTCACTACTGAAATGTGAGtcaacattttgttcattttaaaaaattggattcgTTCAACTTggtactacatttttaaaagtgctcATACCTCTAATCATTATCTCTTGTGTActgttgtttccttttattagtttatatatttctctttcaatAGTGATGAcaccttaaaaattattttgcttactattttaaaaattacatattgaCAAAGTCTTAAAGTGAGAttcacatattttctcccatgtttTTAATGTACTTCAGGCCAAGTGCATGGAGGGGTCTTTGGGGTTAGCATTATGTATATAGCCCAGGGTTTGAGACTTTCCAGCAGTTCATTTtagaatatgtttatttaaaatcccTGGCAGCACCtagatagctcagttggttaagtggctgtcttcagcGAGGGTCATagtcccagaatcctggggtcGAGGCCCATTGTCagtctccctgttcagcaagaagATTGCTTCTcacttcccctctgctcctccatcccacacatgctctctctcttgttcattctgtttcaaataaataaataaaatctttaaaaattagggcacctgagtggctgagttggGTAGTGTTACTTCATTACAGACCTCCTCCTGTCCCCACTTTCCACTTTGAATTCATCTCTCAATCCAAACTAAAACACATCTTAACATGAGagaaagagactttttaaaagccACTTTCAATAGATTAGGGTCCTCCAGCAAGAAATGCTACATCTGTGTTtgcctgtcttcttcttcttgttgctctccttgttcttgttctttttcttcttcttctttgagagggagagagcaagaacagtggggagcagagggaaaggagaatctgaagcagggtccatgctcagcacagtgaagcctgacacagggtctgacatagggttcgatcccaggactctgagctcatgacctcagctgaaatcaagagttgggtgcttaaccaactgagccacctaggtgccccttggcTGGCTTCTTTTAGTCACTAGTAAATGTTGGCATGGGGTGAGATATTTATTTGATTTGCATGAGTctgctttgattattttaatCCTGTGTGTTAACATAGATTGATGGCAGCGTCCAGATTGCCTTTCAGACCCACAAATCATAATCACAAGCTActttctggcaaaaaaaaaaaaaaaaaaaaaagagagagagagagagaataatgacaaaaatataaGAATTTGATACTGGGATGAAAACATCAACATCTATGGTATAAGTCACTAATGATTCATAGTACTCTTAACAACAAGTTTGGGAGGAAGTAGACTTAAACTTGGGATCTTGGATAACTGGATGGACAGATAATGCCAAGAAGAAGGAAAGTTAGCTGAAAATTATATTCCCTACCTGTAATTAGCAGTCCTGTTGAAAACTGGACATGTAAAGGAAAAAACCAGAATATTGGAAGAGAAAGAACTTATTCCAGCTACTGGAAGTCTTCCTATGTTTCCTTGGAGTATTTCATAAAATATCGGGGACTATTTTATGTTGACCTTCAAGGTAACTCACTCATGACAAGGAATCGCCCAAAGGATCATACAAGTAGTTCCTAGTAGTGGTCGAGTGACCTTGAAATCTAGAGGACAAAGCTGTGACACTTCATGGAGAAACcagtagaatctttttttaatactttattaactatttttattaacatataatgtattatttgccccaggaaaCCAGTAGAATCTTGACAAATACCTGTTAGCAAGGATGTTCAGAATAAATAATCTCTAACTCTAGATAATACATGGAAAGACTCAGTTGACAGCTGTTGCCCAATGTCTTCAATAGTTGTACATTTTGTGAGCAGTCTCTTCCAGACTGAATAATGACTAACAATGCAATGTAGGAGGCAGAAGTTAAGCAGGATTATCCTGAAAGTGTAACTGCCTCAcctcttctctaagtaaaaaatttaatattcctTCCTTAGCACTAGAAATATTATGGGTATAGGCAACCCTAGATTGACTGTATGATGATTAGAGGATAGGTAATTTGATGTCATTGTCACAGGCCATGATAGATGCTGTGATTCAGTAGAGTCCACAATCTCGAGCACCTTATGTAAACTTGATCTTGGTGACAGGCATTAGAAGAAAAACCTCCCTGAATTTATTGCATTTCTGCATGGCCATGGTCTTCCTTTCTGAGTAAAGAGCATGATTGATTAGCAAACAGCAAGACCAGGGTCAGGGCTAGAGGGAGGTATGCAAGGCAACTAGGGGGCAAAGATTAATAAGCTGCTTGGTCTCACGGTCCCTCAAGTGTATGCTCAGCACTTGACTAAATACCCCCTTAAATTTTATGCCCTAGGTGCCTCTCTTGCCTCCTTCTAAACCTGGTGCTGGCCTAAAgtcttagaattttaaaatggtgTGTCTCTCTTGGTCAAAGGGCAAGTTGTTTAAAGAtagtttccttctctccccagagAAATTTGCTTACATTCCAGTGTGAGGATAAGGTCTCACAGAGACCTTATCCCCAGAAGGGAAGATAGATCATCCACAGTGGTCAGAATTTATAAGATCAGAATTTCCTGATTTCAGGATTCTTCTGTTATTGCCCCTCACTGCACACACATATGATATTTGGCTGTCATCTTACCTCCCTAAGAGGATTGAAACTAGGGAATCCAGTGCTGTGATGTTCCTCTGGCTAATGCTTCTCTGAGTAACAAATAGTCTAATGTCTTCTGTACTACAAATGGCAGGCTAATTTATTAGCTTACAATAATTTTGACAATAAGGTTGGGGCAGTGGCAAAGACATGGCCTTCCAGAGAGAAGTTCAAGGGCTCTGCAGACTGATTAATAGTATTTGAGGAAGTCCATAGGAATCATTAGCTGGCATATTAACCAAACTGCGTAGCCATTTAGTCAATAAAGTATCTTCCATTTTGTTGCTTATTAATGAGTAAGATTGAGAAGTGGTTAATAGTTGAGCAAGCTGGTAGTATTGAAACAAGCCTCCCACCCAAATGGCACTTTTAGTTTTTGCTCTCTGGTATAGATAGAGGATTAAGGATTCCCCAGATCTGGTACAGACCTTTTGGTAGAACTAAAATGTTGGAAATTTATTCAGTTGAGCCATAAGCAGCCACTGAAGTGTTTGAATTCAAAAGTAAATGTGTTTTGTTACTGGCACAGAGATATTTTATCTGGATATCTCTGATCCGTTCTTCCCCTCAGCTCTGACCTCTGTTTCTTAAAGAATTTGGGTTGGGGTTGAGATTTCTCTGCTCCAAAGACCTTATGAACTCATCCAAATATGTTTCAAAATACCAAGAAGGGTAAGAATGCATACTTTCATGGCACTGTTGAGTACAGGAGCTCAAATCCCCATTCTACTCAGTTCTGGGGGACTGGAAGGAAACCTGCCAGACACAGGAGTAAACACTGGTGCTGGGGAATAGAGGATGGAGCCACAGTGGTGTgtgaagggacagaaaaagagaaaccctGAGTCTGCAGACTCTACAGACCCTGGGAGATGCACTGAAAAGGAGGCAGACATTAGGACAAGAGGAAAAAGAGCCTCCCTGGATGCTCTAGCCATTCTTCTCAAGCTAGCCTCATTCTCTCGCATTCCACAAATCTGCAGCCAGAAGATATCAGGACCTCCTATCATAGCCCTGAACAAGCAGATATTTTAACTCTGCTGTtcttatggaaaagaaaaaaagagctgaCTGGGTTTGACTGGTAAGTTTTGAACAAACATTGCCTTAAAAAAAGTTGGACCTTTTGGGACTActcagtgtgttttttttttttgttacttttcatCTGTATGTATAGTAGGAtgttatgtacatatatttttgtctCATAAGTGCCAGAGAGAGTCATCCAGAGGAAAACTGCAAGAAGGAGAATGTGTCAGGGGGACAAACTCCCCTCCCATTTGCTGCCAGTGGGTAGATCAAGATTTAGTGTGAGTGCCTTTATTCTCTGATGTCCAAAATTTTCCTTATAAAACTTTTGGTATCAGAAAGAGAGCAAAtccttgtatatttttaaaaagagcaattttcaagaaataaaaccatcaaaCAATGCTAACTCTCAAATAATTTAGATATGGAAATGATCAGACAAAGAACACAGAACAGTTGTTACAATTATCCTCTATGGGGTAAAAGTAGACACTTTCCAAATACAtggacagaaaatattttctcagtggagaaacagaacctatacaaaagaatgaaatttaaattttagaactgaaaaacataaatctgaaatttaaaaatgacaggTTTAATCAATAGCAGAAAGGAAGTGACAGAGACAAGAGTCCATGCTCTTGAGTGTGACTTAATGGAAATCATATAACCTGAAGAGCACAAGGCAcaataagtgaaaagaaaacaagtagaaCTTCAAGGACATGAAGGACCATAACAAATGACTTAATGATTTTGTCATctgagtcccagaagaagaggagaaagaaagtggAGCTGAAAATctactcaaagaaataatggctgaaaacttttcAAATTTGGCAATAGATATACACCTACAGGTTAATAAAGCTGAGCAAACCCCAAccaggagatatatatatatatatatatacatatatatatatatatatatatatatatatatatatatgaaaatctaCACTGGAAATTATTGTCAAATTTCTCAtaattaaagatgaagaaaaattgtTGAAAGCAATGGGGGAGAAATAATATATTACTTATAGGGGAAAACAATCTGAATATCAGTGGAAGTATCATTAGGAACCATGAAGACtagagggagtggcagagcacttttaaagtattaaaagcaAAGAACTGTAAATCCAGGATGCTGtatccagtgaaaatattcttcagtaCTAAAGAGGAAATCAATTCCTTACATGGAAGAAAACTAAGAGCACTTGCTGCCGACAGACTTACCATAAAAGAGCAGATGGACTTACAGATACATACAAAACGTTTCATCCCAAAGTGGCAGAATACACATATTCTATGCTCATGATTGGAAGAATTTATATTGTCAAATTGTTCATATTACCCAGAACAATCTACAGACCCAaggtaatccttatcaaaattccaatggcattttttatagaaataaaaaaccccaaatttgTAAGTAGCTGTAAAAGATCCAAAGAGTcaaaaaatcttgagaaagacCAAAGCTGAAGGCTTCATGATCCCTGATTTCACATTTATATTACAAGAGTATGGTATTCAAAATAGTATAGCATTGgcataaaaatgtacatatagaTTAGTGGAACAGGACAGAGAGTGCAGAAATAAACCCAGGCCCATATGGTCAATTAACTTATGAccaagaaggcaagaatatataataggGAAAGGAACatcttttaataaattttgcTAAGCTAACTGGACAGTCActtccaaaagaatgaaactggaccactatcttacccTGTAtggaaaaattaattcaaaatggattaaagacttgcaTCTAAGACCAGACagcataaaactcttaaaaggaaATATGGGTAATGAACTCCTTGATGTTGCTcttaatgatattttctttttggatttgacTCCAAAAGGAatgataacaaaaccaaaaataaacaaatgaaactacATCAGACTAAAAATCTTCTGTACGATGAAGGAAACCATCACCAAAATATAAAGGTAATGTACAGTACCCATGCTaccgaatgggagaagttatttgcaaaacacgtctccaataaggggttaatattcaaaatacataaagaactcatacaactcaataataagaacaacaacaaaaacccagtcCGACGCTCTAAATAAAAGGACAGAGGATATGATcagacttttttccaaagaagacaccccaatggccaacagacacatgaatgatgctcaacatcactcaacatcagggaaatgtcagtgaaaaccacaatgaaatatcacctcacacctgtcagaatggttataTTTAAAAGGACAAGaagtaacaaatgttggcaaggatgtggagaaaagggaatcctcagACACCTTTGGTGGGAATCtgaagtggtgcagccactttagaaaacagtatgggggttttTCAAAACATTATAgatagaactaccatacaatccagcaattccactttcggctatttatctgaagaaaatgaaaacactaatttgaaaagacgtATGCACCAAATGTTCCTTGCAgtcttatttataatagctgaccTATGGAAGTAGTCTAAGTGTCCATTAGTGAATGAATGTAGTCGTATTCCatcatatatgtgtacatgtatatataccacaagaTGTGCTACTGCTTCACCattaaacaaaagaatgaaatcttgtcatttacaacaacatgaatgTACCTTgtgaatattatgctaagtgaaataagtcagacagagaaagtgaAATACTTTATGATTTCGCTTAGAATctataatacaaaacaaatgaacaatcaATCTGACTTATAAGGTGCCTGCTGTCTGTGGTGATGAGGAAAACGTGCCCATAAATCTCTGACCTAAGGGATCCTCATTGGCTACGTAAGGGcacatacaaattaaaatgagaggTTTAATTGTGATTGCGCCCTGAAAGAAAGTTCTCCAACACCAATCTGAGCAGCCTTGCAGGGCTGCCTCTGCAAAGGAGAGCAGCAGCCGCTGAAACCTGCACTTggctttcatggtttttttttgttgttgtttttgttttttgttttgttttgtttttttgtttttttgttttttgctttttttaatgaggaaagcAAGGGCAGATGCTTCCCAGCATGGGAGCGGAGAACAAAGGGATGGCAAATATACTGAAGCAGGCTTGCCCTCTCCCCTATGGGTAGGCACGCAGGGCGTCAGTCATGGGGTAAGGGAGGAGTGGGGTGTTGGGGCTCCAGTCGCTAGGTGCAGAAACGGGGTGGGGACTGAGGGTCACATCCTTCCATAGCTCCTAACTCATGCCCTGCCCCTTGGGTCTGTGGGATCCTACTTCTACCAGGCCCAAAGCCTGTGTTCCAAAGCCTGAGAACAGGAATGCTGCTGACCTGTGGGCTGCTTCCACAATCACTCCTTAGGGTTTTCAATATCTCCCAGTGTCTATGGGAGGGTAGGAGCCTCACTTCAGCGAGTTCCTGACTCCAAGTGGCAAAACTACCTCCTGTCATAAATATAAACACTAATTTTTCCTTTGTAGAGAGCCAATTAGCTAACATAGATGGTCAACCCAGGTAAACTGAGGCTAAATTGCCTGTATTCAACCACGATGCCAAGTCTCCTTACTTGAGGACTAGTTATTGTTTACCTTGAGAACATATGGACAGTATCTGTTGCACTCTATAAAAGGGTGagacttctttctgcttttttaagTTTCCATGAGGTGTATCCGATTCTGGTTTAataaagtggttttctttttctactacCTTTCCTGGAGAGGTTTTTTGGGGTTTGGCAGgagattttgcttttttgcttttaacaGTTGGCCAGCCCATGTTCCTATGCTCTGCAACCCTTCTATGAGCAGCTCCCCGCCAGTGACTGAGCTGGGCAGAGAGTCAGTGGCAGGGTCACTCCCACGAGGCTTGGGACACCTCTGATGGGCTCTGTGGGCTTGCCAAGTCCCACTGGACTTCTTGAGACTCTCTTAGGACTGCTCTGCGACCAAGACCTACCTTCttgccttccctctccctccacaggaCTCAGACTCAATGTAGCCTATAACATCTCCCTCAGCCCTCTCTTGCTCCCTTCTTGATTTTCCATGCAAGCCTTTCCCCTGCTCATTTGCTTATTTCTCAGAACAGAAGACCGAGTCACTCTGTTTTCTAGATTGGTGCTTTCTGTCTAGCTTATAACAAATCaaaaaatgtctcttttttttttaattttaaagattttatttctttatttgacagagagacatcacaagtaggcagagagtcaggcagagagagagagaggaggaagcaggctccccgccaagcagagagcctgaatcggggctcgatcccaggacaccgagaccatgacctgagccgaaggcagaggctttaacccactgagccacccaggtgctcccaaaaatgtctaactcttaaaaaaaggtcaacaaggggcgcctgggtggctcagtgggttgggccgctgccttcggctcaggtcgtgatcccggggtcctgggatcgagccccgcatcgggctctctgctcagcagggagcctgcttcctcctctctctctgcctgcctctctgcctgcttgtgatctctctctgtcaaataaataaataaaatctttaaaaaaaaaaaaaaaagtcaacaaatcaAAGGTCAATGAATCAAAAAAATGTCTaactcttaaagaaaataaaagacattgtaaaaatatgtaaaaatctaGCTCTGGTTTGTGTTTTTACaaaccaggattcaaatcctAATGAATAGCTTTACATAGAAATTATAATCAGAATCATGGGAGCAGGTAACCTGTTATTTGCCTTGAAAATCACTAGCCTGGAACTTGAGAGACGATTTCCCAACGTTAACTAAGACTTTGGGGGTGTACTGGAGGCATTCTTTTCTTTGCCAGTGGTTATGAACgtccaggaaaaagaaatgtattgaaCATTAAAGTTTTGGATCCACAAATCTGTAATTTGCAAATTACTTAATTTACAGATCAGTGAAGTACTGAAGACAGAGATTTCCTGACAGCAGTCATGGCAAGCACATTCAAGAATGTATTTACGATGATTTTTGCTGGAGAATTCATAGCGGGGCTTTTGGGAAATGGGTTCATTATATAGGTTAACTGTATTGATTGGATCAGGAGCTGGAAGTTCTTCTTGATTGACTTTATTCTTACCTGCTTAGCTATTTCCAGAATACTTCTTCTCTGTATAATAATGCTAGGCATAGGTATAGATATAATTTGTGAGGAAATATGCTACAATGACAATCAACTGATGATTTTTGAAATCCTCTGGACAGGATCGAATTATTTCTGCATAACCTGTACCGCCTGTCTCAGTGTCTTCTATTTGCTTAAGATAGCCAACTTTtccaatcccattttcttctgGATAAAACAGAGAACTCACAGACTGCTTCTCATTATTGTCCTTGGAGCGGTCCTCTCTTTCTGTTTGTCCCTGCTTTTTAAGGATACAGTATTTAAGAACCTGATCAAAACCTGGGTAAACCCTGACAGCAATCAGACATTGAACTTCACAGTAAGAAAATATGATTTATTAACTTCTAATATAGTCCTGAACATAATGTTCATCATCCCCTTTGGAGTGTCTCTGGCTTCCTTTATCCTTTTGATCCATTCCTTATGGAAACACACCAGGCGGATGAAGGGCACAGGTTTTGGGGATCTTATCACCAAGGCCCATGTGCGAGCCATGAAGTCTATGATTTCATTCCTACTCTTCTTCTTTATGTACTGGTTGagcaatattataatatatttggcCTATGTCATGCTAGACAGTTTGGTGGCAAAAATGTTTGCTTATATGCTTGTATTTTCCTATCCATCTGGCCATTCATTCCTTCTGATTTTATGGAACAGCAAATTGAAACAGGATTCTCTCTGTGTCCTGAGGAAGCTGAGGTGGTGCAGGAATGTCAGGAAATCTTCAAATCCATAAAGCATGCCTGAAATGACTGTGATTTTCTGAAGAATGAAGATCGTGAATAGAACTCCATGtacctttcttttatttccttcaactTCTTTTATACTGTTCTGTGGTAGGTCCCTGAACCTTATTGGAAATATCTGTCTGGaagaagttaaaagaaagaagagcttgCTGTGTTTCCATCAGAATAATGCTGATATAATTAATAGTAAAATTAGAACATATCAccaagacagagagacacaaatagACTTTGAGAAGACAGTAATTTACTTGTGCTTAGATTACAActgtaaaaaaattaagtgtagcAAGTCTCAGAGACAGAAAAACCCCCCAAATCATGAAATGAATATTTCAGAATTCTAACAACTTATTACCTGTGGCTGATGGCTAACCATGACTTAAAATTGTATTTGGGAAAGAATGAACATGGAATGA from Mustela lutreola isolate mMusLut2 chromosome 8, mMusLut2.pri, whole genome shotgun sequence includes these protein-coding regions:
- the LOC131839802 gene encoding LOW QUALITY PROTEIN: taste receptor type 2 member 7-like (The sequence of the model RefSeq protein was modified relative to this genomic sequence to represent the inferred CDS: substituted 1 base at 1 genomic stop codon), coding for MASTFKNVFTMIFAGEFIAGLLGNGFIIXVNCIDWIRSWKFFLIDFILTCLAISRILLLCIIMLGIGIDIICEEICYNDNQLMIFEILWTGSNYFCITCTACLSVFYLLKIANFSNPIFFWIKQRTHRLLLIIVLGAVLSFCLSLLFKDTVFKNLIKTWVNPDSNQTLNFTVRKYDLLTSNIVLNIMFIIPFGVSLASFILLIHSLWKHTRRMKGTGFGDLITKAHVRAMKSMISFLLFFFMYWLSNIIIYLAYVMLDSLVAKMFAYMLVFSYPSGHSFLLILWNSKLKQDSLCVLRKLRWCRNVRKSSNP